In Mercenaria mercenaria strain notata chromosome 14, MADL_Memer_1, whole genome shotgun sequence, the following are encoded in one genomic region:
- the LOC123526341 gene encoding uncharacterized protein LOC123526341, translating into MLCSYELEQLHWFEFGDSDISFFNKTVNRAEDRIFTTAVSLNALINTWTLTKEKQLIWEKETPDFVRNTVEKLAMWLDRNVLSDKYKPWNSFFSGSGKSVKSLPFFYPANRREYFNGTTFSDKKFPSDVKNIIGMNGYVKRTEYDAMLKQPHFGMMTPLTFDGYNSEAGGYFPFWSCDSYTYAVSLLALSQYENISNK; encoded by the exons ATGTTGTGCTCGTATGAGCTAGAACAGCTTCA CTGGTTCGAGTTTGGTGACAGTGATATCAGTTTCTTTAACAAGACAGTG AATCGAGCTGAAGATCGTATTTTTACAACAGCAGTTTCCTTGAATGCTTTAATCAACACATGGACACTAACCAAAGAGAAACAACTTATATGGGAGAAAG AGACACCAGATTTTGTGCGTAACACGGTTGAAAAGCTAGCAATGTGGTTGGACAGAAATGTGTTATCTGACAAGTATAAACCATGGAACAGTTTCTTTTCCGGTTCTGGTAAAAGTGTGAAG AGTTTACCATTTTTCTACCCAGCAAACAGGAGGGAATATTTCAATGGAACCACTTTTTCTGACAAGAAATTCCCGTCTGATGTTAAAAACATAATTGGAATGAACGGTTACGTGAAGCGCACAGAATATGACGCCATGTTGAAACAACCTCATTTTGGAATGATGACCCCTCTGACCTTTGATGGATATAACAGCGAGGCTGGAGGGTATTTCCCATTTTGGTCATGTGACTCATATACTTATGCTGTATCTCTGCTTGCATTGTCTCAGTATGAAAATATCAGTAATAAATGA